A window of Amycolatopsis australiensis contains these coding sequences:
- a CDS encoding UdgX family uracil-DNA binding protein (This protein belongs to the uracil DNA glycosylase superfamily, members of which act in excision repair of DNA. However, it belongs more specifically to UdgX branch, whose founding member was found to bind uracil in DNA (where it does not belong), without cleaving it, appears to promote DNA repair by a pathway involving RecA, rather than base excision.) yields MPDTRGAEPPDTTDLARLRSAASGCRGCPLYQDATQTVFGEGSAGARILVVGEQPGDKEDLAGEPFVGPAGKLLDRAFEEAGFDRTALYVTNAVKHFKFKRDERGKRRIHQKPGRTEVVACRPWLLAELRAVRPELVLLLGATAAQSLLGPKFRLTAHRGEPLDAPEDVADLVPSAVATVHPSAILRAPDRDEAYAAFVADLKAAGKMLA; encoded by the coding sequence ATGCCGGATACCCGCGGTGCCGAGCCGCCGGACACCACCGACCTCGCCCGGTTGCGGTCGGCGGCGTCCGGCTGCCGAGGGTGCCCGCTCTACCAGGACGCGACGCAGACCGTCTTCGGCGAAGGCAGCGCCGGGGCGCGGATCCTGGTCGTCGGCGAGCAGCCCGGTGACAAGGAGGACCTGGCGGGCGAGCCGTTCGTCGGCCCCGCCGGGAAGCTCCTGGACCGCGCGTTCGAGGAAGCCGGCTTCGACCGGACGGCCCTGTACGTCACCAACGCGGTCAAGCACTTCAAGTTCAAGCGTGACGAACGCGGCAAACGCCGCATCCACCAGAAGCCCGGCCGCACCGAGGTGGTCGCCTGCCGGCCGTGGTTGCTGGCGGAGCTGCGCGCGGTGCGCCCGGAACTGGTGCTGTTGCTGGGGGCCACGGCCGCGCAGTCGCTGCTGGGCCCCAAGTTCCGCCTGACGGCCCACCGCGGCGAGCCGCTGGACGCGCCGGAAGACGTGGCGGACCTGGTGCCGTCGGCGGTCGCGACCGTCCACCCGTCGGCGATCCTGCGCGCCCCGGACCGCGACGAGGCGTACGCGGCGTTCGTCGCCGACCTGAAGGCCGCCGGCAAGATGCTGGCCTGA
- a CDS encoding CBS domain-containing protein: protein MTTAREIMTSDATCARESDTVHDAAVTMAQKGVGALPICGEDNRLKGMITDRDIVVKVLAEGKDPRAVHVGELAQGEVVTIGADDDAQEILRTMSEHRVRRLPVIDGHDLVGIVAQADVARALSNPTAGELVEALSYD, encoded by the coding sequence ATGACCACCGCACGCGAGATCATGACGTCGGACGCGACCTGCGCCCGGGAGTCGGACACCGTGCACGACGCCGCGGTCACGATGGCGCAGAAGGGGGTCGGTGCGCTGCCGATCTGCGGCGAGGACAACCGGCTGAAGGGCATGATCACCGACCGCGACATCGTGGTGAAGGTCCTGGCCGAGGGCAAGGACCCGCGCGCGGTCCACGTCGGCGAGCTGGCCCAGGGCGAGGTCGTGACGATCGGCGCCGACGACGACGCGCAGGAGATCCTGCGCACCATGTCCGAGCACCGCGTGCGCCGGCTGCCGGTGATCGACGGGCACGACCTGGTCGGCATCGTCGCGCAGGCGGACGTCGCCCGCGCGCTGTCCAACCCGACGGCGGGCGAGCTGGTCGAGGCCCTGTCCTACGACTGA
- a CDS encoding DUF3040 domain-containing protein, with product MLPERERHALREIEAELEASDPAFAAALSGRTLREARRWKLLLVLCDITALTMLIVGLFARDAGLVLWGTVAGGALVAWHIARAEAGRKSTQDS from the coding sequence ATGCTGCCGGAGCGCGAACGCCACGCCCTGCGCGAAATCGAAGCCGAGCTGGAGGCGAGCGACCCCGCGTTCGCCGCCGCCCTCAGCGGCCGCACGCTGCGCGAGGCCCGCCGCTGGAAACTGCTGCTCGTGCTGTGCGACATCACGGCGCTGACCATGCTCATCGTCGGGCTCTTCGCCCGGGACGCGGGACTGGTGCTCTGGGGCACGGTCGCCGGCGGCGCGCTCGTGGCGTGGCACATCGCCCGCGCCGAGGCGGGCCGCAAGTCCACTCAGGACAGCTGA
- a CDS encoding IlvD/Edd family dehydratase, with translation MGLRSEAWFNNPADPGMTALYLERYLNWGLTREELQSGRPVIGIAQTGSDLSPCNRHHLQLAERTREGIREAGGIAVEFPVHPIQETGKRPTAALDRNLAYLGLVETLYGYPIDGVVLTTGCDKTTPACLMAAATVDIPAIVLSGGPMLNGWFNGERTGSGTIVWKARELLAAGEIDAAGFMDLVASSAPSPGHCNTMGTASTMNALAEALGMSLPGCAAIPAPHRDRARMAYRTGLRIVDMVREDLKPSDILTREAFENAIVVSSAIGGSTNAPIHIGAIARHVGVELPLADWQRLGYAVPLLVDLQPAGKYLGEEFHRAGGVPAVVHELMRHGLVHEDARTVNGRTLGENCRDAEATDRDVIRTFGTALVEDAGFLVFKGNLFDAAIMKSSVISPEFRRRYLAGGVFEGTAVVFDGPEDYHARIDDPDLGVDEDSLLVMRGTGPLGYPGAAEVVNMRPPAALIKRGIRELPCLGDGRQSGTSGSPSILNASPEAAAGGGLALLRTGDRVRIDLRAGTADVLVPDEELALRRKELAEAGGYPVPAAQTPWQEIQRSMVDQLCDGMVLRPAVAYQRIARTKGIPRDNH, from the coding sequence ATGGGACTGCGCAGCGAAGCCTGGTTCAACAACCCCGCCGACCCCGGGATGACCGCGCTCTACCTCGAGCGGTACCTGAACTGGGGCCTGACGCGGGAGGAGCTGCAGTCCGGCAGGCCGGTCATTGGCATCGCGCAGACCGGCTCCGACCTCTCCCCGTGCAACCGCCACCACCTGCAGCTGGCCGAGCGCACCCGGGAAGGCATCCGGGAGGCAGGCGGGATCGCCGTCGAGTTCCCCGTCCACCCGATCCAGGAGACCGGCAAGCGCCCGACCGCCGCCCTCGACCGGAACCTCGCCTACCTCGGCCTCGTCGAGACGCTCTACGGCTACCCCATCGACGGCGTCGTCCTCACCACCGGCTGTGACAAGACGACCCCCGCCTGCCTGATGGCCGCCGCCACCGTCGACATCCCCGCCATCGTGCTGTCCGGCGGCCCGATGCTCAACGGCTGGTTCAACGGCGAGCGCACCGGGTCCGGGACCATCGTCTGGAAGGCGCGCGAGCTGCTCGCGGCCGGGGAGATCGACGCCGCCGGGTTCATGGACCTCGTCGCGTCCTCGGCGCCGTCACCCGGGCACTGCAACACCATGGGCACCGCCTCGACGATGAACGCGCTCGCCGAGGCGCTCGGCATGAGCCTGCCCGGCTGCGCGGCGATCCCCGCGCCGCACCGCGACCGGGCCCGGATGGCCTACCGCACCGGCCTGCGGATCGTCGACATGGTCCGCGAAGACCTCAAGCCGTCCGACATCCTGACCCGCGAAGCCTTCGAGAACGCCATCGTCGTGAGCTCGGCGATCGGCGGCTCCACCAACGCGCCCATCCACATCGGCGCCATCGCCCGCCACGTCGGTGTCGAGCTGCCCCTGGCGGACTGGCAGCGGCTCGGGTACGCCGTCCCGCTGCTGGTCGACCTCCAGCCGGCCGGGAAGTACCTCGGCGAGGAGTTCCACCGCGCGGGCGGCGTCCCGGCCGTCGTGCACGAGCTGATGCGGCACGGGCTCGTCCACGAGGACGCGCGGACGGTCAACGGGCGCACGCTCGGCGAGAACTGCCGCGACGCCGAAGCCACCGACCGGGACGTCATCCGGACCTTCGGCACCGCCCTCGTCGAGGACGCCGGGTTCCTCGTGTTCAAGGGCAACCTGTTCGACGCCGCGATCATGAAGTCCAGCGTGATCTCGCCCGAGTTCCGCCGCCGCTACCTGGCCGGTGGCGTGTTCGAGGGCACCGCCGTCGTGTTCGACGGCCCGGAGGACTACCATGCCCGCATCGACGACCCGGACCTCGGCGTCGACGAGGATTCGCTGCTCGTCATGCGCGGCACCGGCCCGCTCGGCTACCCGGGCGCGGCGGAGGTGGTGAACATGCGCCCGCCCGCGGCGCTGATCAAGCGGGGCATCCGCGAGCTGCCGTGCCTGGGCGACGGCCGCCAGTCCGGCACGTCCGGGTCGCCGTCGATCCTCAACGCCTCCCCCGAGGCCGCGGCCGGCGGCGGGCTCGCGCTGCTGCGCACCGGCGACCGGGTGCGGATCGACCTCCGCGCCGGCACCGCGGACGTGCTCGTGCCGGACGAAGAGCTCGCGCTGCGCCGCAAGGAGCTCGCCGAAGCCGGCGGTTACCCGGTGCCGGCGGCGCAGACGCCGTGGCAGGAGATCCAGCGGTCGATGGTCGACCAGCTCTGCGACGGCATGGTGCTGCGCCCGGCGGTGGCGTACCAGCGGATCGCGCGGACGAAGGGCATTCCGCGCGACAACCACTGA
- a CDS encoding GH1 family beta-glucosidase: protein MNMSVHPDSVRAETALMFPPGFVWGAATAAFQVEGATTADGRTDSVWDVFARRPGAVRGGDNGEPAADHYRRYSEDVGLMRRLGLGAYRFSLAWPRVRPDGGAPNAAGLAFYDRLVDCLLEAGVQPWATLYHWDLPQALEERGGWTSRDTAYRFAEYTETVLARLGDRVASWSTLNEPWCAAMLGYAGGIHAPGRTDHPAAVAATHHLLLGHGLAMDIIRRHAPDTPAGITLNLYPVAPHDPANVSDVSAARRIDGLQNRLFLDPVLRGGYPDDLVADLAPFGLGDVVRDEDAAVIAAHVDWLGVNYYRDYRVAGRPVPGSEPAGPEWVGAGDVHFVPDPAAPRTDSGWEVQPAGLTESLLQVHRGYRSVPLYITENGAAYPDVVGEGGDIVDTDRVAFLDSHLRAAHDALAAGVDLRGYFYWSLLDNFEWAEGYAKRFGLIHVDYATQRRTPKQSAHWYSRVIGLNGLG from the coding sequence GTGAACATGTCCGTACATCCCGACAGCGTTCGGGCGGAGACCGCGTTGATGTTCCCGCCTGGCTTCGTCTGGGGCGCCGCCACCGCGGCGTTCCAGGTGGAAGGAGCCACGACGGCCGACGGGCGCACCGACTCGGTCTGGGACGTCTTCGCCCGCCGCCCGGGCGCGGTCCGGGGCGGCGACAACGGCGAGCCGGCGGCCGACCACTACCGCCGGTACTCCGAGGACGTCGGCCTCATGCGCCGGCTCGGGCTCGGCGCCTACCGGTTCTCGCTGGCCTGGCCCCGGGTGCGGCCGGACGGCGGCGCGCCGAACGCCGCCGGGCTCGCGTTCTACGACCGGCTGGTCGACTGCCTGCTCGAGGCCGGGGTCCAGCCGTGGGCGACGCTCTACCACTGGGACCTGCCCCAGGCGCTGGAGGAGCGGGGCGGCTGGACCAGCCGGGACACCGCCTACCGGTTCGCCGAGTACACCGAGACGGTGCTGGCCCGCCTCGGCGACCGCGTCGCCAGCTGGTCGACGCTCAACGAGCCGTGGTGCGCGGCGATGCTCGGCTACGCGGGCGGCATCCATGCGCCCGGCCGCACCGACCACCCGGCCGCCGTCGCCGCGACGCACCACCTGCTGCTCGGCCACGGGCTGGCGATGGACATCATCCGGCGGCACGCACCGGACACCCCGGCGGGCATCACGCTGAACCTGTACCCGGTCGCCCCGCACGACCCGGCGAACGTCTCCGACGTCTCGGCGGCCCGGCGGATCGACGGCCTGCAGAACCGGCTGTTCCTCGACCCGGTGCTGCGCGGCGGGTACCCGGACGACCTGGTGGCCGACCTGGCGCCGTTCGGGCTCGGCGACGTGGTCCGCGACGAGGACGCGGCGGTCATCGCCGCGCACGTCGACTGGCTGGGCGTGAACTACTACCGCGACTACCGCGTCGCGGGGCGCCCGGTGCCGGGCAGCGAGCCGGCGGGCCCGGAGTGGGTCGGCGCGGGCGACGTCCACTTCGTCCCGGACCCGGCGGCGCCCCGCACGGACTCCGGCTGGGAGGTCCAGCCGGCCGGGCTGACGGAGTCGCTCCTGCAGGTGCACCGCGGCTACCGGTCGGTGCCGCTGTACATCACGGAGAACGGCGCGGCGTACCCGGACGTGGTGGGTGAAGGCGGCGACATCGTCGACACCGACCGCGTGGCGTTCCTGGACTCGCACTTGCGGGCAGCGCACGACGCGCTGGCGGCCGGGGTCGACCTGCGCGGGTACTTCTACTGGTCGCTGCTCGACAACTTCGAGTGGGCCGAGGGGTACGCGAAGCGGTTCGGCCTGATCCACGTCGACTACGCGACCCAGCGCCGGACGCCCAAGCAGAGCGCCCACTGGTACTCCCGCGTGATCGGCCTCAACGGCCTCGGCTGA
- a CDS encoding carbohydrate ABC transporter permease yields MTTLHGGLRRSVANLGKPRKATYVVLAIFVLGSLFPFYWSFLVASRDNGMLTERVPPFLPGGNFFANASRVFDSVPFWKALANSVIVSGTVTLTTVLFSSLAGFAFAKLRFRGRNGLFVFIVVTLAVPTQLGIIPLFIAMSELGWAGHLQAVIVPNLVTAFGVFWMRQYTVDALPYELIEAARVDGCSMIRIFWNVCLPAVRPAAAILAMFTFMMSWNDFLWPLVVLDAGNPTVQVALEKLQSGYYVDYSLVLAGTTLATIPILIVFVLLGRQIVAGIMQGAVKG; encoded by the coding sequence ATGACCACACTCCACGGCGGGCTCCGCCGCAGCGTCGCCAACCTCGGCAAGCCGCGCAAGGCCACCTACGTGGTGCTGGCGATCTTCGTGCTCGGCTCGCTGTTCCCGTTCTACTGGTCGTTCCTGGTGGCCAGCCGTGACAACGGGATGCTCACCGAGCGCGTCCCGCCGTTCCTGCCCGGCGGGAACTTCTTCGCGAACGCCTCGCGCGTGTTCGACAGCGTGCCGTTCTGGAAGGCGCTGGCCAACAGCGTCATCGTGTCCGGCACGGTCACGCTGACCACGGTGCTGTTCTCGTCGCTGGCCGGGTTCGCCTTCGCCAAGCTGCGCTTCCGCGGCCGCAACGGGTTGTTCGTGTTCATCGTCGTGACGCTCGCGGTGCCCACCCAGCTCGGCATCATCCCGCTGTTCATCGCGATGTCGGAGCTGGGCTGGGCCGGGCACCTGCAGGCGGTGATCGTGCCCAACCTGGTCACCGCGTTCGGCGTGTTCTGGATGCGTCAGTACACAGTGGACGCTCTGCCGTACGAGCTCATCGAGGCCGCGCGCGTCGACGGCTGCAGCATGATCCGGATCTTCTGGAACGTCTGCCTGCCCGCCGTGCGCCCGGCCGCGGCGATCCTGGCGATGTTCACGTTCATGATGTCGTGGAACGACTTCCTCTGGCCGCTGGTGGTGCTGGACGCGGGGAACCCGACCGTCCAGGTGGCGCTGGAGAAGCTGCAGAGCGGCTACTACGTCGACTACTCGCTGGTGCTGGCCGGCACGACCCTGGCCACCATCCCGATCCTCATCGTCTTCGTCCTCCTCGGCCGCCAGATCGTGGCCGGGATCATGCAAGGTGCCGTGAAAGGGTGA
- a CDS encoding carbohydrate ABC transporter permease, with protein sequence MTVIDKIAPEGSKAGERVSPRPTFRHRLSRWDVKVSPYLYVAPFFIVFGIVGLFPLLYTAYVSLFKWKAGSDDPDFIGLGNYKDLLGDGQFWNALTNTISIFLLSSVPQIIIAVLLAALLGARLRGATGWRVGILLPYAASLVSIGIIFANLFGPKYGLINGLLQTVGLDPVDWQASRIGSHVAIAIMVNWRWTGYNALIVLAAMQAIPKELHEAALIDGAGTWRRFFNVTLPLLKPTLIFVTITSTIGGLQIFTEPKLFDAMPGSNNGGSTNQFQTVTLYLYQSAFENYNLGYASAIAWVLFVIIVLIALVNFFLTGRIARTPAVKKK encoded by the coding sequence ATGACCGTCATCGACAAGATCGCGCCAGAAGGGAGTAAGGCCGGGGAGCGGGTGTCTCCCCGGCCCACCTTCCGGCACCGGCTGAGCCGGTGGGACGTCAAGGTGTCGCCGTACCTCTACGTCGCGCCGTTCTTCATCGTGTTCGGGATCGTCGGGCTGTTCCCGCTGCTCTACACCGCCTACGTCTCCTTGTTCAAGTGGAAGGCCGGCAGCGACGACCCCGACTTCATCGGCCTCGGCAACTACAAGGACCTGCTCGGCGACGGGCAGTTCTGGAACGCGCTGACCAACACGATCAGCATCTTCCTGCTCTCCAGCGTCCCGCAGATCATCATCGCGGTGCTGCTGGCGGCCCTGCTCGGGGCCCGGCTGCGCGGGGCGACGGGCTGGCGCGTCGGCATCCTGCTGCCGTACGCGGCCAGCCTGGTCTCGATCGGCATCATCTTCGCCAACCTGTTCGGCCCCAAGTACGGGCTGATCAACGGCCTGCTGCAGACCGTCGGGCTCGACCCGGTCGACTGGCAGGCCAGCCGCATCGGCAGCCACGTCGCGATCGCCATCATGGTCAACTGGCGCTGGACGGGCTACAACGCCCTGATCGTGCTGGCGGCCATGCAGGCCATCCCGAAGGAGCTGCACGAGGCGGCGCTCATCGACGGCGCGGGCACCTGGCGGCGGTTCTTCAACGTCACGCTGCCGCTGCTGAAGCCGACGCTGATCTTCGTCACCATCACCTCGACGATCGGCGGCCTGCAGATCTTCACCGAGCCCAAGCTGTTCGACGCGATGCCGGGGTCGAACAACGGCGGCTCGACCAACCAGTTCCAGACCGTGACGCTGTACCTGTACCAGTCGGCGTTCGAGAACTACAACCTCGGCTACGCCTCGGCGATCGCCTGGGTCCTGTTCGTGATCATCGTGCTCATCGCGCTGGTGAACTTCTTCCTCACCGGCCGGATCGCCCGTACCCCGGCGGTGAAGAAGAAATGA
- a CDS encoding extracellular solute-binding protein gives MRTIRNGLVLALGITMTALGATACGGGDSNTPAAANPNEHVELTLATFTEFGYEALIPEYERLHPNIKITHRKTGQGGPYHQDLITKLAAGSGLADVTAVEEGHLSDVLDKGSKFNDLSKIGPADASPDRWLSWKYDAAKTKDGKVIGYGTDIGPLAMCYRKDMFQAAGLPTDPEAVKPLFASWDSYFQAGADFAAKTHKAWFDSAAQNFNAMVNQLPQGYLNTDDKLTLDSNQGIKDAWTKVTDAVAKGESAKLTAFSNEWNSGFKQGAFATKVCPSWMLGVIKEQAGPENAGKWAVTAAFPGGGGNWGGSYLTVPTQSKHPKEAAELAAWLTAPEQQIKAFQAKGNFPSQVKALTDPALLSQTDPYFGDAKVGELFAEQAKKVQKPQYKGPGDGQIQENAASPALQAVEQGKSAADGWNQLVESAKKITR, from the coding sequence GTGAGAACGATCCGGAACGGCCTGGTCCTCGCACTGGGCATCACGATGACGGCGCTCGGCGCCACGGCCTGCGGAGGCGGTGACAGCAACACACCGGCCGCGGCGAACCCGAACGAGCACGTCGAGCTGACGCTGGCGACCTTCACCGAGTTCGGGTACGAGGCCCTCATCCCGGAGTACGAGCGGCTGCACCCGAACATCAAGATCACCCACCGCAAGACCGGCCAGGGCGGGCCCTACCACCAGGACCTGATCACCAAGCTGGCCGCGGGCTCGGGCCTCGCCGACGTGACGGCGGTCGAGGAGGGTCACCTCTCCGACGTCCTGGACAAGGGCTCGAAGTTCAACGACCTGAGCAAGATCGGCCCGGCCGACGCCTCCCCCGACCGCTGGCTGAGCTGGAAGTACGACGCCGCCAAGACCAAGGACGGCAAGGTCATCGGCTACGGCACCGACATCGGGCCGCTGGCCATGTGCTACCGCAAGGACATGTTCCAGGCCGCCGGCCTGCCCACCGACCCCGAAGCGGTCAAGCCGCTGTTCGCCTCCTGGGACAGCTACTTCCAGGCCGGCGCCGACTTCGCCGCCAAGACCCACAAGGCCTGGTTCGACTCGGCCGCGCAGAACTTCAACGCCATGGTCAACCAGCTCCCCCAGGGCTACCTGAACACCGACGACAAGCTCACCCTGGACAGCAACCAGGGCATCAAGGACGCCTGGACCAAGGTCACCGACGCGGTCGCCAAGGGCGAGTCGGCCAAGCTGACCGCGTTCAGCAACGAGTGGAACTCCGGTTTCAAGCAGGGCGCCTTCGCCACGAAGGTGTGCCCGTCGTGGATGCTCGGCGTGATCAAGGAGCAGGCCGGCCCGGAGAACGCGGGCAAGTGGGCGGTCACCGCGGCGTTCCCCGGCGGCGGCGGCAACTGGGGCGGCTCGTACCTGACCGTGCCGACGCAGTCGAAGCACCCGAAGGAAGCGGCCGAGCTGGCCGCCTGGCTGACCGCGCCGGAGCAGCAGATCAAGGCGTTCCAGGCGAAGGGCAACTTCCCGAGCCAGGTCAAGGCGCTGACCGACCCCGCGCTGCTGAGCCAGACCGACCCGTACTTCGGCGACGCGAAGGTCGGCGAGCTGTTCGCCGAGCAGGCCAAGAAGGTGCAGAAGCCGCAGTACAAGGGTCCCGGCGACGGCCAGATCCAGGAGAACGCGGCGAGCCCGGCCCTGCAGGCGGTCGAGCAGGGCAAGTCGGCGGCGGACGGCTGGAACCAGCTGGTCGAATCCGCGAAGAAGATCACGCGCTGA
- a CDS encoding LacI family DNA-binding transcriptional regulator → MEDVAAFAGVSRSTASRALNDDAYVSAAAREKVLAAARDLGYSPNQAARSLVTRRTGAVAVVLSEPEARLLDDPYRTAVMRAGYRELADVGRQMVLIFSDTREDLGKTVRFLEGGHVDGALVFAPHRADPLPKALRLLRIPVVFGGQAAGIRRGVHVVDFDNEGGARLAVEHLVAAGRRRIGTIAGPQDQSAPIDRLAGWRKTLLDAGLDPDGLAEEADFTLAGGANAMSALLSRHPDLDAVFVASDMMAVGALRTLDAAGRRIPEDVAVVSFDDNATLAPAMDPPLTSVHQDPREQVHAMVETLMQLLEDQSLKPRQQILPVSLAVRASS, encoded by the coding sequence CTGGAGGATGTCGCGGCGTTCGCCGGCGTGTCTCGGTCGACGGCGTCGCGCGCGCTGAACGACGACGCGTACGTCAGCGCGGCGGCGCGCGAGAAGGTCCTCGCCGCGGCCCGTGACCTGGGCTATTCCCCGAACCAGGCGGCGCGGTCGCTGGTCACCCGCCGCACCGGCGCGGTCGCCGTCGTGCTGTCGGAGCCGGAGGCCCGGCTGCTCGACGACCCGTACCGGACCGCGGTCATGCGGGCCGGCTACCGCGAGCTGGCCGACGTCGGCCGCCAGATGGTGCTGATCTTCTCCGACACGCGCGAGGACCTCGGCAAGACCGTCCGGTTCCTCGAAGGCGGCCACGTCGACGGCGCGCTGGTGTTCGCGCCGCACCGCGCCGACCCGCTCCCCAAGGCGCTGCGGCTGCTGCGCATCCCGGTCGTGTTCGGCGGCCAGGCGGCCGGCATCCGCCGCGGCGTGCACGTCGTCGACTTCGACAACGAGGGCGGTGCCCGCCTGGCGGTGGAGCACCTGGTCGCGGCCGGGCGGCGGCGGATCGGCACGATCGCCGGGCCGCAGGACCAGAGCGCCCCGATCGACCGGCTCGCCGGGTGGCGCAAGACGCTGCTCGACGCCGGGCTCGACCCCGACGGCCTGGCCGAAGAGGCCGACTTCACGCTGGCGGGCGGGGCGAACGCGATGTCCGCGCTGCTGAGCCGCCACCCGGACCTCGACGCGGTGTTCGTCGCCAGCGACATGATGGCGGTGGGCGCGCTGCGCACCCTGGACGCGGCGGGCCGCCGCATCCCCGAAGACGTCGCGGTGGTCAGCTTCGACGACAACGCGACGCTGGCCCCGGCCATGGACCCGCCGCTGACGTCGGTCCACCAGGATCCGCGCGAGCAGGTCCACGCCATGGTCGAGACGCTGATGCAGCTGCTCGAGGACCAGAGCCTGAAGCCGCGGCAGCAGATACTGCCGGTCTCGCTGGCGGTCCGCGCCTCGAGCTGA